A section of the Hevea brasiliensis isolate MT/VB/25A 57/8 chromosome 17, ASM3005281v1, whole genome shotgun sequence genome encodes:
- the LOC110634205 gene encoding uncharacterized protein LOC110634205: MALIKAMLKIIISKQKSYVDFHKKEVVLQEGDMLLLKVSPMKGVIRFRKKDSNKVISKSDMEISKDLSYIKQPIQIVDMQIRRLRNREIPMVEVLQSHHNMEECTWETRDSMF; this comes from the exons ATGGCTTTAATCAAGGCAATGTTAAAGATAATAATAAGCAAACAAAAGAGTTATGTAGATTTTCACAAAAAGGAAGTGGTGCTTCAGGAAGGTGACATGCTACTTCTAAAGGTATCTCCTATGAAAGGTGTGATTCGATTTAGAAAAAAAG ATTCGAACAAGGTTATAAGTAAGTCAGACATGGAAATTTCTAAAGATCTTTCTTATATTAAGCAACCTATTCAGATTGTTGACATGCAAATCAGGAGGTTAAGAAACAGGGAGATACCTATGGTTGAAGTTCTCCAGAGTCACCACAACATGGAAGAATGCACATGGGAGACCCGCGATTCCATGTTTTAG